TCAGTCACCCCATGTAATTATTCATGATTATTTTCCCTGGCAGGGCATTGAAACTGGGATGTGCACAACTAAAACATGGcataaatgctgaaaaaataatAGCCTAGAGGTTCTGGGCATCTTCTAAATTCGTTTTGGTTTTCATGTGATTATTTGCTTTAGGAATAATTGCTGTCCAGTCTCTGGAGATgcaaataaaggcaaaaaaaaaaaaatatacatgaaTCTGATTCAGTGTCACCTGGATTCCTCCATTCCCTTCTGTGATGGGgaaatttctgtggaaaattaAATCTAAGTCTAAATCTAAATTAGTGGGTATGGAGAGCAAGACTTAAATCTCTGTTTTGCCTGAGCATTGGAGTCATATAATATCCAGAAAATTACTGCAACCTGTAATATCTGAAGGACTCAAGGCATATCCTGTTGGATATTTGgatccctggaaacattccaggacagggcttggagcaacctgctctGGTGGAAGGTTGGGATGGAACAAAATGATCTTTatttcccttccaacccaaaccattccatgattctgtagCTGAGGGCATCATAATCAGGgcagtctggaaaaaaaatgagattacaGGATTAGCCATAGGGAATTGCTTCCATCAAatcaattttcttcttctgaactCAAGCTGCAAAGCACAACCTGAGGTGCCCTTAGAGCTGAGAACTCCATACTTTTTGTGGGAGGAAGGGTTTCTTCCATGGTTCCACATGCAGCCAGGCGTTCCTGAGGATATCCCACGGATATTACTTTTGACAGAGATTTAGAACTGACCTGCCCACATAAACAACACCACAACAATGATGAGAATTTCCCCCGCTCGAAGCTGttggtttttcttctccatctccttcATTGTCACCTCATCTGCACAAGGGCAAAGAGATACTGTGAGACCCAAAACCCAGCTCAGAGCCTGGTTTAGGAGTGCCCCCGACCCCAATCTGTGTGTCAGGAGCAGAGCCAACAGGAAGAGAGTCCCGAGGCTCCTTAGGACACTTGGATTAGGAtttaggaaggaattcctccctgtgtgggtgaggaggagctggaatgGATTTcgcagagaagctgtggatgctgcatccctggaagtgtccaaggccagcttggatgaggcttggagcaacctgggatagtggaagtgtccctgcccatggcaggggatggagcaggatgaATTTTATGTCCCTTCCTAttcaaaccagtctgggattccagGATTCATTCTGTGACATCCAGAGGGAGGAGCAGTGGGACAGGGCAGTGTTATCTGTCCCCGTGgctgctctctctgctgtccctgtccctgttagTGCCATCTGCACCTGTCACAAAGCCTTGCATGCTCCAGCAGTTCCAGCTCAGGAGCACGGAGAGCCTGGCAGGATATTTTTCAGCGGAGCCCTGGGATTCAGAAAAGAGCAGAGCCTTTTTGCAGGGCGTAATTCGCCTCCTTGGCTTCAAAGCATTAAGGAGATTACAGTTCAGGCCAACAGGAAAGGAGCAGTGCTCCTCTTAGTGCTTCCAGATAAACAGCAATTCAGGATTTACAGCCTCCAAATCAGTTTAATAAATAGAGTCAAGGACTTGCATCCTCAGAACCATGGCCAAAAGCCCTGGAACGGGGCTGTCctcagcaggcagggaaggacctgggtgtccccacagccctgcactgccAGGCCCTCTTTGGAGCAGGTTTCTTGCTGACAGAAACCCCCCAACAGCCTGGTTTGGCTAAAGAGGAACAAGCGAAGGTGTTGCCAGTGAGGAAGTGCCTGATTTTCTCAGTGGAAATGATTTTCCACCTGATTTTCTCCATGGAGATATTGAAAACCCAGCTGGGTGTGATCCTGGACAACCTGCTCTGCTTGACCCTGCCTGGGTGATCTcaagaggtcccttccaacctcagctcTCTGTGATTTGGCAGAAGtattgaaaatgtaaaaaaagtgGGAGCCtctgggtatttttttcccctgacatcCAAGCACAGGAGGCCCTGTAGATCCCACGAGTGCCCTGTGAGCACAGTGGTGTGCCCAGTGCCATCCAGGAGGGTTGGAGTTCACAGACTGGCCAGGAATTTCCCCTGGCATTCTCCACTCGTAGggagcaggacacagagctgcaaaTCTCCTCCTCACTTTATTAAATCTCATCTGAAATGGGAGAAGGAGCAGCCACCTCCAGCAACATCTCCCTGTCACTTTGTGCCTCCTTGAGCTTGTCCCCTCAGCACATCCTGAGAGGACACTCAGCCCCCATGAGTGTTTATCCCACATGGTTTCTCCTGTTGATcccactgggtttttttctatttatccCACAGGATATCCTCTCACCACACAGCATCCTGgtatctctctgcagagccctgtgtCCCAGGGGCCACATAGGAACTCACCCACACTTGCCTTTATTTTTAGAGGCTAGTTTCTCAGCTTCCCTGGGGGTCTTGAAGAGGACTGGCTCACTGGCAGGGCTCTGGCCTTGGATGCTGATGGACTGGACATGCACAATGTACTCAGTGTCCTCCTCTAGGTCCCAGAGGGCACAGGAGCGGGTGGTGGTGTTCACCTCCTGGATGAAGCGCAGCATCCGCACGTCCTTCTTCTGGAAGCCGAGAGAGGAGAGCACAGAGTGGTGGAGAGGCCTGCCCGTGTGCTGTCACCTAAGGCCATTGattcctgccctgcccaccACGTGGATGTGGAGAAACCATCGGGatccttccctctctgcagccacCAATGTGCAAAGCGTTGCTGCAAAGGGGATGGAGGAACCAAATCCCCTCCGGGACCACGAGGGACATGACGAGAAGAAATGGGCTTAAACTGCAGCAAGAGGATTTGGGAACCAAGGGGACCTGAGGGGAAATGGACATGGCTGAAACTGGGTAATTGTAGGCACGGTACCTGTTGGGAAATTGCAAATCCAATGACAACTTCATCTTCCAGGACATCCCAAGTGACCACAGCTGAGTTGGCTTTCAGGTGTTTGACTGTGACATTTACTGGAGCCGATGGGCTGTCTGCaaggagggagagcagagccttTACAGGGGCAGGAGAGGAGTGGAAAAGGACCTTCCTCAGGATCTATTTTGGATATGTGACCTGGAAATTGCAGGTACTCCATGACTCAATTCCCAGGGCAGAGCTAGGAGTTGTCACCTGAGAATATGAGATACATTCAACACGGGTTCAAATTGATAGAGGAGAAATTTAGGTTAAATAtagggaagaaatccttccctgggagggtggtggaggttgcccagagaagctgccccatccctggaagtgtccaaggccaggctggagcaacctgggacagttcaaattgtccctgcccatggcaggggataGGACTGGCTGATCTTcctgtcccttccaacccaaaccattccacgacTCCATGTGTGAAATACCCAATTTCTTGAACACCACAGCTGAGCCCTGAGCAGTTCATTCATCCCATCCTCCCAGACACATTTTCCCCTGTTGTTCCCTGTTCCAGCCTGACAGTGACAGCTGTGAGGAAattccagctctgccatggAAGTGTGCACACCAAATGCTTTGATGAGCATTCCCGAGGTTTGAAAGGCGGGAGTGAAGTAGCTGGGAgagtttcttttgcttttccctggcagaaaatgtttcttacaATGTTTTGTGGCTGATGTCAGAGCACATCCAGCGAGCATCCACTTGGAACTGCCAGGACACACTGGATATTGTAATGTGGAAAGGGCAGGACAACAAAGCAGGAGCCTGAGGCTCTGTGTTTATTCCCAGTTCCAGAGCACAGCTGAATTTCCAGCAGGATCCTCCCAGCCTTGCCAAGGAGAGCTGGGCTCCTGCACAACTTCCCCAGGAGCCTCTTCCCAAGGGAGCTGCTCAGTCCAAAGCCCTTCCTGACATCTCGGGGAAGGTTTTGCCTCCTAGGCTTGGCACAGCTCTTCCAGCTGGACTTTGTTTCTGCTCCTCTGGTCAAATTTAATTCACAATCTTCAGCTTTGCTCTGAACCTAAAGCAGTGAATGCTCTGACTAGCCACAGGAAGTCAGTAGGGTGAGGAAGAGTTGTTTTATTCcaatttttaatgagaaattaataCTTGCATTTCATTATAACCATCCCTTTGGGGCTGGAACAGGTCACCAGTACAAGAGGGGTCCATTTGTGCCCATCTCCAGTGACACTTGTTGGATTTATTATCATTCCCAGCCGCTTGGATGGAGCTGAAAATATTCAAGCTGTAGTGTCAGTGTCTGACATCACTCCTGGTGAATGCTCCCCTGGGAACAGAGGAATAACAGGAGCACAGAATTCCCCAGCTGAAGGTCACTTGGCACAGTGATCCCTCATGCCTTTCACAGCCAGCAGGTAGACCCTTAGGAATAAAATGTCTGGAGAAGTCATTTGATtctcagtaagaaaaaaaaaggtcactGAATGGCTGAATTCACACAAAATTGGGACTTTAGGATGAGAAGCAAGACTGTGATTCCACAGAGGGATGTCATTCCTCTCTGGAGTAAAGATGGAGTTGGAGTTGATCCAGAGCATTCTCATCTCCCAGGGCCTGGCCCTCATGGAATGAGGCAGAATTCTCCAGGCATCCTCTTGGAGGATGGAatccctcaccatcctcacccTCCCTGCAAGCTGAGGAGGGACACAAATCATCCTCCCCATCCTGGAATTAAAGTCCCTTTCTAACTGTGACACGAGGAAGGGACGTGGGTCTGCAGCTCTTCACCTTCCCCCGTGACTGAACCAACAAAAGTCGAGTCTAATTTTAGGAAGGGGCAGTCAGCAGACAGGAATGTGCAAGGGGAAGGTCTGTGAGTCATGCCTGATGAATTTTTGCTGGAACATACGGAGGACATGACGGAGTTGAGGGATGGGAGACAAAAcagtctccagctgcagccaagcACTTCGCCCTTCCCGGCTGCACCGCTCAATCCCGGCATGGTTGTCTTCCCTGGGTATTTTTAGgagctaattttttttaattttttttttttttttaagagctacCACTGACTTAGCCagcttcagttaaaaaaaaaaaaaaaagagattaattaaCCCCACaggaacagagagcagagatcacggagaaaagctgggaaaagggaaCATCACTCAGAGTGTTCAGGTCCCCTTTGAAATTTGTGACCTTGAGGAAGGCACAGCATAAAAAGTGTCCGAGTTTCCTGATGGCATAAGATGAGGGGGAGTTAGGAAGACCTTAAAGAGCTGGAGGAGAGCAAAAAACTCTTCTGGGAAGTGGTGGGAGAGGGTGGAGAGTTGTGAGGCAGGAGGGAAGCACTCAGCAAAGCTGAAACCCAGAGCTTGAAGCCTCCAAAACTGGAATCTGGATGGAGGCGAGGGAGAAATCACCTGGAGTGGGTGGTCAGGAACGTTCTAGAACCTTTCTTTGTAGGAATACCTGAGAGAGGGATGGGGTAGTGAAGTCAGTAGCTCTAAAATCTAGGAATCCAGGAAAGCAGATCCCAATGTGTCTTTGCCTTCCCTTGCACTGCTACACCCATATCATTTGTGTTAAACCAGGATAAAACCACTAAAAAGTTAATTAAACTGTGTTTGACAGAAATACAAACCCAGGAAAATGAATTTCCTGCTCCCAGACCTGCGACAATAATTTGGAACCAAAATTGTCATCCatgagtttgctttttttccctgttcccagGAGATGAAGTGATGAGATCATGACTTCCTAAGATCTAAAACACTGTTCCAAGATATTCCACAGGACTTTTGGCACCCTGGCCCTGTTGAAGCTCTTTGTTAGTGCCAGCCTGGCTGAGATCAGGTGGAAAAGGTGTAATTCCTGTAATttcccagctggctgcagctcGAGCAGGGCCTCAAAGGTGCCAAATCcaaatttttgtttcctcctAAAGTCATGTGCAACTCCTGGAAACTTTGCTTCTGTGCCTGTGGCAGCCAGAAAAGCTGCTGGTGCTCTGGGAGAGGGTGGGAATGCTGCAGGGATAGCAGGGAATGGGTTTTTAATGGATCAAGAAGTTTTTTTTGTGCCTGTTTactccagagctgctgagagTAGCACATTACCTGTGTGCTCCATAAGGGAATGGTGCAAGATTCCTGGTTTAGCACTTTAACTTCATCCCAGTGCACAATGCTGGAGCAAATCCCACCCTATGGGTATTTGCCCAAATTTGGatggaaaaatattcttattttcat
Above is a genomic segment from Cinclus cinclus chromosome 26, bCinCin1.1, whole genome shotgun sequence containing:
- the FNDC5 gene encoding fibronectin type III domain-containing protein 5, translated to MEPFLGCTGAALLLCFSYAGLRPVEADSPSAPVNVTVKHLKANSAVVTWDVLEDEVVIGFAISQQKKDVRMLRFIQEVNTTTRSCALWDLEEDTEYIVHVQSISIQGQSPASEPVLFKTPREAEKLASKNKDEVTMKEMEKKNQQLRAGEILIIVVVLFMWAGVIALFCRQYDIIKDNEPNNSKEKAKSPSENSTPEHQGGGLLRSKFPKNKPSVNIIEA